GCGGTGTCGTCTTTCTCTGTCCTCGACGCGGTGTCGTCTTTCTCTGTCCTCGACGCGGTgtcgtctgtctctgtcctcgacGCGgtgtcgtctctctctgtcctcgacGCGGTGACGTCTTTCTCTGTCCTCGACGCGGTGACGTCTCTTTCTGTCCTCGACGCGGTgtcgtctgtctctgtcctcgacGCGGtgacgtctctctctgtcctcgacGCGgtgtcgtctctctctgtcctcgacGCGgtgtcgtctctctctgtcctcgacGCGgtgtcgtctctctctgtcctcgacGCGGtgacgtctctctctgtcctcgacGCGgtgtcgtctctctctgtcctcgacGCGgtgtcgtctctctctgtcctcgacGCGgtgtcgtctctctctgtcctcgacGCGgtgtcgtctctctctgtcctcgacGCGGtgacgtctctctctgtcctcgacGCGgtgtcgtctctctctgtcctcgacGCGgtgtcgtctctctctgtcctcgacGCGGTGTCGTCTTTCTCTGTCCTCAACAGTGACGTCTCTCTGTCCTCAACGCGgtgtcgtctctctctgtcctctatagaACAGCTACCTgaaaaccaggtgatgtcatccaGCATGGCCCTGCACCGCTCTGTGATTCGCTGTCACCAGGGCCGCGTCACActgctggaggaggaggggccTGTGGGTGCTGAGCCTTTCACAACAGAGGAGGGTGTGGTCAGGCGGGCGCGGGCGGTCCTTATGGTTGCGGCCTATAGGAACCAGGCGCTGCATGTGTTCACACGTCCAGCCATGCTGGCTCTGGCCGTACACACAGTACAGAGCTCACAGAGAGGTGAGTTACACACACTGATCATCtggctccttctctctccatctgtagctggttcctgtctgtctcaccatgtctccttgtctctccatctgtagctggttcctgtctgtgtcaccatgtctccttgtctctccatctgtagctggttcctgtctgtctgtctcaccatgtctccttgtctctccatctgtagctggttcctgtctgtctcaccatgtctccttgtctctccatctgtagttggttcctgtctgtctgtctcaccatgtctccttgtctctccatctgtagctggttcctgtctgtctcaccatgtctccttgtctctccatctgtagctggttcctgtctgtctgtctcaccatgtctccttgtctctccatctgtagctggttcctgtctgtctgtctcaccatgtctccttgtctctccatctgtagctggttcctgtctgtctgtctcaccatgtctccttgtctctccatctgtagctggttcctgtctgtctctccatctgtagctggttcctgtctgtctgtctcaccatgTCTCattgtctctccatctgtccatACTCCAggttcctcctgtctgtctccttgtCTCCATCTGTAGCTAGTTCTTGTCTGTCTCCGTGTCTCTCCATCTGACTTACTCCAggttcctcctgtctctgtctgtctcaccatgtctccttgtctctccatctgtagcTAGTTCTGGttcatgtctctctgtgtctccagaggACATCTATAGCTACTTCAggttcctcctgtctctgtctcaccatgtctctctgtctctctgtgtctccagaggACATCTACAGCTACTTCAGGTTCCTCCTGGACCTCTTCTCCAACGACTTCATCTTCATCACTGGCAGATCCTCACAGGTAGGTCTTCACCTGTAACAGAGAATTGTGACGCATTctgggtaaattgtgactgatCTATATCNNNNNNNNNNNNNNNNNNNNNNNNNNNNNNNNNNNNNNNNNNNNNNNNNNNNNNNNNNNNNNNNNNNNNNNNNNNNNNNNNNNNNNNNNNNNNNNNNNNNNNNNNNNNNNNNNNNNNNNNNNNNNNNNNNNNNNNNNNNNNNNNNNNNNNNNNNNNNNNNNNNNNNNNNNNNNNNNNNNNNNNNNNNNNNNNNNNNNNNNNNNNNNNNNNNNNNNNNNNNNNNNNNNNNNNNNNNNNNNNNNNNNNNNNNNNNNNNNNNNNNNNNNNNNNNNNNNNNNNNNNNNNNNNNNNNNNNNNNNNNNNNNNNNNNNNNNNNNNNNNNNNNNNNNNNNNNNNNNNNNNNNNNNNNNNNNNNNNNNNNNNNNNNNNNNNNNNNNNNNNNNNNNNNNNNNNNNNNNNNNNNNNNNNNNNNNNNNNNNNNNNNNNNNNNNNNNNNNNNNNNNNNNNNNNNNNNNNNNNNNNNNNNNNNNNNNNNNNNNNNNNNNNNNNNNNNNNNNNNNNNNNNNNNNNNNNNNNNNNNNNNNNNNNNNNNNNNNNNNNNNNNNNNNNNNNNNNNNNNNNNNNNNNNNNNNNNNNNNNNNNNNNNNNNNNNNNNNNNNNNNNNNNNNNNNNNNNNNNNNNNNNNNNNNNNNNNNNNNNNNNNNNNNNNNNNNNNNNNNNNNNNNNNNNNNNNNNNNNNNNNNNNNNNNNNNNNNNNNNNNNNNNNNNNNNNNNNNNNNNNNNNNNNNNNNNNNNNNNNNNNNNNNNNNNNNNNNNNNNNNNNNNNNNNNNNNNNNNNNNNNNNNNNNNNNNNNNNNNNNNNNNNNNNNNNNNNNNNNNNNNNNNNNNNNNNNNNNNNNNNNNNNNNNNNNNNNNNNNNNNNNNNNNNNNNNNNNNNNNNNNNNNNNNNNNNNNNNNNNNNNNNNN
This portion of the Salvelinus fontinalis isolate EN_2023a chromosome 27, ASM2944872v1, whole genome shotgun sequence genome encodes:
- the LOC129825592 gene encoding uncharacterized protein LOC129825592; protein product: MVHLEMGQTQICIFNRMLSYLKDTHTWNCPRRSDVFLCPRRGVVCLCPRRSDVSLCPRRSDVSLCPRRGVVCLCPRRSDVSLCPRRSVVCLCPRRGVVCLCPRRSVVCLCPRRGVVCLCPRRSDVSLCPRRGDVSLCPRRGDVSLCPRRGDVSLCPRRGVVCLCPRRGVVFLCPRRGVVFLCPRRGVVCLCPRRGVVSLCPRRGDVFLCPRRGDVSFCPRRGVVCLCPRRGDVSLCPRRGVVSLCPRRGVVSLCPRRGVVSLCPRRGDVSLCPRRGVVSLCPRRGVVSLCPRRGVVSLCPRRGVVSLCPRRGDVSLCPRRGVVSLCPRRGVVSLCPRRGVVFLCPQQ